One stretch of Sulfuricystis multivorans DNA includes these proteins:
- a CDS encoding lysophospholipid acyltransferase family protein: MVFLFRLVSRLPLPLLHALGAWLGWLVYGLSPTYRRHLRENIAQAGCRDALGTAVAEAGKTVLELPKLWLRPQAEVIARVVRVSGWELVEQAWRAGRGILFLTPHLGCFEITAQYYARFAPITVLYRPPKQPWLAPLIEQGRGASLKLAPADVSGVRKLIKALKAGEAVGMLPDQAPGVGEGEWAPFFGRPAWTMTLAPRLARGGATVILAWAERLPHGAGYHLHLLAPAGPVAQPADVNREIERLVRLCPGQYLWGYNRYKVPRGVKCP; the protein is encoded by the coding sequence GTGGTCTTCCTGTTCCGTCTCGTCTCCCGCCTGCCCTTGCCGCTGCTGCATGCCTTGGGTGCCTGGCTTGGCTGGCTGGTCTATGGCCTGTCGCCGACTTATCGGCGTCATCTGCGCGAGAACATCGCCCAGGCCGGCTGCCGTGACGCGCTCGGCACGGCGGTGGCCGAGGCAGGCAAGACGGTGCTCGAGCTGCCGAAGCTGTGGCTGCGGCCGCAAGCCGAGGTCATCGCCCGCGTCGTCAGAGTGAGTGGTTGGGAACTGGTCGAACAGGCATGGCGCGCGGGCCGCGGCATCCTGTTCTTGACGCCGCATCTGGGCTGTTTCGAAATCACCGCCCAGTATTACGCCCGCTTTGCGCCGATCACCGTGCTCTACCGTCCGCCCAAGCAGCCTTGGCTGGCCCCCTTGATCGAGCAAGGGCGCGGCGCGAGCCTCAAGCTCGCGCCAGCCGACGTAAGCGGGGTGCGCAAGCTCATCAAGGCGCTCAAAGCCGGGGAGGCGGTGGGCATGCTGCCCGACCAGGCGCCTGGGGTCGGCGAGGGCGAATGGGCGCCGTTTTTCGGCAGGCCGGCCTGGACGATGACGCTGGCGCCGCGGCTTGCGCGTGGCGGCGCGACGGTGATCCTCGCCTGGGCCGAGCGTCTGCCGCACGGCGCCGGCTACCACCTGCATTTGCTGGCGCCCGCTGGGCCGGTCGCTCAGCCTGCCGACGTCAATCGCGAGATCGAGCGCCTCGTGCGTTTGTGCCCCGGCCAGTATCTGTGGGGCTACAACCGTTACAAAGTGCCGCGCGGGGTGAAGTGTCCATGA
- a CDS encoding DUF484 family protein: protein MNLVAKDVAQYLKDHPDFFNQYAELLAQISIPDPHGGRAVSITERQIGALRDQVRRLEGKLAELLRFGEENDVLSAKTHRLAVALARCGDSASVFLVLYAHLGGGFAIPHVAVRLWDVPGNPEALEFQPVSAAAKDYVRELKYPYCGASSWADVEDWFGEDGKGVRSLAIVPLRDEETTFGMLALGSEEPERFYPGMGTVYLERIGELASAALTRTLA, encoded by the coding sequence ATGAACCTCGTCGCGAAGGATGTCGCCCAGTACCTGAAAGACCATCCGGACTTCTTCAACCAGTATGCCGAGCTGCTCGCGCAGATCAGCATCCCCGATCCCCACGGCGGGCGCGCGGTGTCGATCACCGAACGGCAGATCGGCGCCTTGCGTGACCAGGTGCGGCGGCTCGAGGGCAAGCTCGCCGAACTGCTGCGTTTCGGTGAGGAAAACGACGTGCTGTCGGCGAAGACGCATCGGCTGGCCGTGGCCTTGGCCCGCTGCGGCGACAGCGCGAGCGTGTTCCTGGTGCTGTATGCGCACCTCGGCGGTGGTTTTGCGATTCCCCATGTCGCCGTGCGGCTGTGGGACGTGCCGGGCAATCCGGAAGCGCTGGAATTCCAGCCGGTCAGCGCAGCGGCGAAAGACTATGTGCGGGAACTGAAATACCCCTATTGCGGCGCCTCGAGCTGGGCGGATGTCGAAGACTGGTTCGGCGAGGATGGCAAAGGGGTGCGCTCGCTCGCCATCGTCCCCTTGCGCGACGAAGAGACGACCTTCGGGATGCTGGCCCTCGGCAGCGAAGAGCCGGAAAGGTTTTATCCCGGGATGGGCACGGTCTATCTCGAGCGCATCGGCGAGCTGGCCTCCGCGGCGCTGACGCGCACGCTCGCTTGA
- the xerC gene encoding tyrosine recombinase XerC translates to MAESVVERFLAELAHQRRMSPHTLAAYRHDLAMLAAGSDGKPLETLQPPDLKRQVMRLNGRGLSPRSIARTLSAWRAFYRWLARRGMLSVNPCAGLKAPRRPRALPKALRPEQACALLDAPAADDCLGLRDKAMFELFYSSGLRLAELVSLDVTASLDLTAGEVTVTGKRGKTRTVPVGSQAVAAIEDWLERRPLLAASDEKALFVGRGGKRLSARAVELRLAQWAKKSGLGQHVHPHMLRHSCASHLLQSSQDLRAVQEMLGHASIATTQIYTHLDFQHLAKIYDAAHPRAHKK, encoded by the coding sequence ATGGCCGAGTCGGTCGTCGAGCGTTTTCTCGCCGAATTGGCGCATCAGCGCCGGATGAGCCCTCATACGCTCGCCGCCTACCGGCACGATCTCGCGATGCTCGCTGCGGGCAGTGATGGGAAGCCCCTCGAAACCCTGCAGCCTCCCGATCTCAAACGCCAGGTGATGCGTCTGAATGGCCGGGGTTTGTCGCCACGTTCGATCGCGCGCACGCTCTCCGCCTGGCGTGCGTTCTACCGCTGGCTGGCGCGGCGCGGGATGCTCAGCGTAAATCCCTGCGCTGGCCTCAAGGCGCCCAGACGCCCGCGTGCCTTGCCGAAAGCCTTGCGCCCGGAGCAAGCCTGCGCATTGCTCGATGCGCCGGCGGCAGACGATTGTCTTGGCTTGCGCGACAAGGCGATGTTCGAGCTGTTCTACTCCTCGGGGCTGCGTCTTGCCGAACTCGTCTCGCTCGATGTCACCGCCAGCCTCGATCTGACGGCGGGCGAGGTGACGGTGACCGGCAAGCGCGGCAAGACGCGCACCGTGCCGGTAGGCAGCCAAGCCGTCGCCGCGATCGAGGACTGGCTCGAACGACGCCCGCTCCTCGCAGCCAGCGATGAGAAGGCGCTGTTCGTCGGTCGCGGCGGCAAGCGGCTTTCCGCCCGCGCGGTGGAGCTGCGCCTGGCGCAATGGGCGAAGAAAAGCGGTCTGGGCCAGCACGTCCATCCGCACATGCTGCGTCACTCTTGCGCCAGCCACCTCTTGCAATCCTCGCAAGATCTACGCGCGGTGCAGGAAATGCTGGGACACGCGAGCATCGCCACGACGCAGATCTACACGCATCTGGATTTCCAGCATCTGGCGAAAATTTACGATGCGGCGCACCCGCGCGCACACAAGAAATGA
- the metK gene encoding methionine adenosyltransferase produces MSNAYLFTSESVSEGHPDKVADQISDAILDAILAQDRHSRVAAETLCTTGLVLLAGEITTSAIVDYQSVVRNTIKRIGYDDSAYGIDYQGCAVLVAYDKQSPDIARGVNAAYDDNLDQGAGDQGLMFGYACDETPALMPLPIYLSHRLVERQAMLRKDGRLPWLRPDAKSQVTVRYVDGKPDAIDTVVLSTQHAPEMSLEAVREAVIEEIIKPVLPSALVKGEIKYLVNPTGRFVIGGPQGDSGLTGRKIIVDTYGGACPHGGGAFSGKDPSKVDRSAAYACRYVAKNIVAAGLASRCMVQVSYAIGVARPTSVWVTTFGTGKVSDATIAELVKKHFDLRPKAIVTMLDLLRPIYEKTAAYGHFGREEPEFTWEATDKALALKSDAGL; encoded by the coding sequence ATGAGCAACGCTTATCTCTTCACCTCGGAATCGGTGTCCGAAGGACACCCGGACAAGGTCGCCGACCAGATCTCGGACGCGATCCTCGACGCGATCCTCGCCCAGGATCGGCATTCCCGCGTCGCCGCCGAGACGCTATGCACCACCGGTCTGGTGCTGCTCGCCGGCGAGATCACCACCAGCGCGATCGTCGATTACCAAAGCGTCGTGCGCAATACCATCAAGCGCATCGGCTACGACGATTCCGCATACGGCATCGACTACCAGGGCTGCGCGGTGCTCGTCGCCTACGACAAGCAGTCGCCCGACATCGCCCGCGGTGTGAATGCCGCCTATGACGACAACCTCGACCAGGGAGCGGGCGATCAGGGTCTGATGTTCGGCTACGCCTGCGACGAGACGCCAGCGCTGATGCCCTTGCCGATCTATCTCTCGCACCGGCTCGTCGAGCGCCAGGCGATGCTGCGCAAAGACGGGCGGCTGCCGTGGCTGAGGCCCGATGCGAAATCGCAAGTCACGGTGCGCTATGTCGATGGCAAGCCGGATGCCATCGACACCGTGGTGCTCTCCACCCAGCATGCGCCGGAGATGTCGCTCGAAGCGGTGCGCGAGGCGGTGATCGAGGAGATCATCAAGCCGGTGCTGCCATCGGCCCTCGTCAAGGGTGAGATCAAATATCTCGTCAATCCGACCGGTCGCTTCGTCATCGGCGGGCCACAGGGCGACTCCGGACTGACCGGCCGCAAGATCATCGTCGATACCTACGGCGGCGCCTGCCCGCATGGCGGCGGCGCCTTCTCCGGCAAGGATCCGTCCAAGGTCGACCGCTCGGCGGCCTATGCCTGCCGTTATGTCGCGAAGAACATCGTCGCCGCCGGATTGGCGAGCCGCTGCATGGTGCAGGTCTCTTACGCGATCGGCGTGGCGCGGCCGACTTCGGTGTGGGTCACCACCTTCGGTACCGGCAAGGTTTCCGACGCAACGATCGCCGAGCTGGTGAAAAAGCACTTCGATCTGCGTCCGAAGGCGATCGTCACGATGCTCGATCTGCTGCGACCGATTTATGAGAAGACCGCCGCCTATGGCCACTTCGGCCGCGAGGAACCGGAATTCACCTGGGAGGCAACCGACAAGGCACTGGCGCTGAAATCCGACGCCGGGCTGTAA
- a CDS encoding lysophospholipid acyltransferase family protein, translated as MIRLLAFLMWLVTLLPFPLLAGAGRGLGLLLYLFGRERRQVTLINLGLCFPTLSEQEKSALARRHFMLFGRSFLERGMLWWSSPERIRRRVKLTGREHLDALKGRPVILLVPHFLGLDAAWTRLSMEYDLSGIYANQKDPVFNALLYAGRARFGRSLMLSRQDGTLRGVRAIRSGYPFFYLPDLDYGPRDAIFVPFFGVPAATITGLSRLTRLTGATVLPVIARMTDDGYRVSIGEPWRDFPGASVEMDTRRMNAFIEAEVMKMPEQYYWLHKRFKTRPPGEKRPY; from the coding sequence ATGATCCGCCTGTTGGCGTTTCTGATGTGGCTCGTCACCTTGCTGCCGTTCCCGCTCCTGGCGGGCGCAGGCCGGGGCTTGGGCTTGCTGCTCTACCTTTTCGGGCGCGAGCGGCGCCAGGTGACGCTGATCAATCTGGGGCTGTGCTTTCCGACCTTGAGCGAGCAAGAAAAGTCGGCGCTGGCCAGACGGCACTTCATGCTCTTCGGCCGTAGTTTCCTCGAACGCGGCATGCTGTGGTGGTCGTCGCCCGAGCGTATCCGCCGTCGCGTAAAGTTGACCGGACGCGAGCATCTCGATGCGCTGAAGGGCCGGCCGGTGATCCTGCTGGTGCCGCATTTCCTCGGTTTGGATGCCGCCTGGACGCGGCTGTCGATGGAATACGACCTGTCGGGCATCTATGCCAACCAGAAAGATCCGGTTTTCAATGCGCTGCTCTATGCGGGGCGCGCGCGTTTCGGTAGATCCTTGATGCTCTCGCGGCAAGACGGCACGCTGCGCGGCGTGCGCGCCATCCGTTCCGGCTATCCGTTCTTCTACCTGCCCGATCTCGACTATGGCCCTCGCGATGCGATCTTCGTGCCGTTTTTCGGCGTGCCGGCGGCCACCATCACCGGGTTGTCGCGCCTGACGCGCCTGACCGGAGCGACGGTGCTGCCGGTCATCGCGCGCATGACCGATGATGGGTATCGGGTCAGCATCGGCGAGCCGTGGCGGGATTTTCCCGGCGCGAGCGTCGAGATGGATACGCGGCGTATGAACGCCTTCATCGAAGCCGAAGTCATGAAGATGCCAGAGCAGTATTACTGGCTGCACAAGCGCTTCAAGACCCGCCCGCCCGGGGAAAAGCGGCCGTATTGA
- a CDS encoding class I SAM-dependent rRNA methyltransferase, which produces MSATLILHPGKERSLIKRHPWIFDTSLARLVGQARLGDTVTVCDTHGKPLAKAAYSPHSKIRARVWSFDPDVPIDHAFFKRRVAEAVRRRAALPELATQQGLRLIHAESDGLPGVIADRYGDTVVVQLTSAGADKWRDAIIAGLIQATGCARLFERSDSELRALEGLEPATGWRFGAAPEGEIVIEEHGVKMAVDIVAGHKTGFYLDQRANRRLLAELSHGKRVLNCFCYTGGFSLQALAGGATRVLSIDSSQPALERAVANLALNPGLDASRAVWRCANVFEELRQLKAAGETFDLIVLDPPKFAPSAAHIGRASRAYKDVNLLGFKLLAPGGLMMTYSCSGGIGVELFQKIVAGAALDAGRTARIVKRLQGAADHPIDLAFPEGEYLKGLLLQVD; this is translated from the coding sequence ATGAGCGCCACACTGATCCTTCACCCCGGCAAGGAGCGTTCGCTCATCAAGCGCCACCCGTGGATTTTCGACACCTCGCTGGCGCGGCTTGTCGGCCAGGCGCGGCTGGGCGATACCGTCACCGTCTGCGATACCCACGGCAAGCCGCTCGCGAAGGCGGCGTATTCGCCCCACTCGAAGATCCGCGCGCGGGTCTGGAGCTTCGATCCGGATGTGCCGATCGATCACGCGTTCTTCAAACGCCGTGTGGCCGAGGCCGTCCGCCGCCGCGCCGCGCTGCCAGAGCTCGCTACCCAGCAGGGCTTACGGCTGATCCATGCCGAATCCGATGGCTTGCCTGGCGTGATCGCCGACCGTTACGGCGATACGGTGGTCGTGCAGCTGACCAGCGCCGGCGCCGACAAGTGGCGCGATGCAATCATTGCTGGCCTCATCCAGGCCACCGGCTGCGCGCGACTTTTCGAGCGCTCGGATTCCGAGCTGCGCGCGCTCGAGGGGCTTGAGCCGGCGACCGGCTGGCGATTCGGTGCGGCGCCAGAAGGCGAGATCGTCATCGAAGAGCACGGCGTGAAAATGGCCGTGGACATCGTCGCCGGCCACAAGACCGGCTTCTATCTCGACCAGCGCGCGAACCGGCGGCTGTTGGCCGAACTCTCGCACGGCAAGCGGGTTCTCAACTGCTTTTGCTACACCGGTGGTTTTTCATTACAGGCGCTTGCCGGCGGCGCGACGCGCGTGCTGTCGATCGACAGCTCACAGCCCGCGCTCGAGCGCGCGGTGGCGAACCTCGCGTTGAATCCCGGGCTCGATGCTTCACGTGCCGTATGGCGTTGCGCCAACGTCTTCGAAGAGCTGCGCCAGCTGAAGGCGGCCGGCGAAACCTTCGATCTGATCGTGCTCGATCCGCCGAAGTTCGCGCCGTCCGCGGCGCATATCGGGCGAGCGAGCCGTGCCTACAAGGACGTCAACCTGCTCGGCTTCAAGCTCCTTGCACCCGGCGGGCTGATGATGACCTACTCCTGCTCGGGCGGCATCGGCGTGGAACTGTTCCAGAAGATCGTCGCCGGCGCAGCCTTGGATGCCGGCCGCACGGCGCGCATCGTCAAACGCCTGCAAGGCGCGGCCGATCATCCGATCGATCTCGCCTTTCCCGAGGGCGAATACCTCAAGGGGCTATTGCTGCAGGTTGATTGA
- the dapF gene encoding diaminopimelate epimerase, translating to MKIRFTKMQGLGNDFVVLDAVRQNFVPTLAQARWLADRHFGVGCDQILVVERPQTENADFRYRIFNADGSEVEQCGNGARCFVRFVHEQGLTDKREIRVETLSGIITPRLEDDGEVTVDMGVPRFAPADIPFLTDSDALVQTLEFDGRTAEITAVSMGNPHAVQVVDHVDSAPVARDGPLIEAHPRFPRRVNAGFMEVVDRHAIRLRVYERGAGETLACGSGACAAVVVGIRRGLLDSPVRVATRGGELTVAWAGPGQPVRMTGPAVTVFTGELELPKELA from the coding sequence ATGAAGATCCGCTTCACCAAAATGCAGGGGCTCGGCAACGACTTCGTCGTGCTCGATGCCGTGCGCCAGAACTTCGTGCCCACGCTTGCGCAGGCGCGCTGGCTCGCCGACCGCCATTTTGGTGTCGGCTGCGACCAGATCCTCGTCGTCGAGCGGCCGCAGACCGAGAATGCCGACTTCCGTTATCGCATCTTCAATGCCGACGGCAGCGAGGTCGAGCAATGCGGCAACGGCGCGCGCTGTTTCGTGCGCTTCGTCCATGAGCAGGGGCTGACCGACAAACGCGAGATCCGCGTCGAGACGCTTTCCGGCATCATCACGCCGCGGCTCGAAGACGACGGCGAAGTCACGGTGGATATGGGCGTGCCGCGCTTTGCTCCGGCCGACATTCCCTTCCTGACCGACAGCGACGCGCTGGTGCAGACGCTCGAATTCGACGGTCGCACTGCCGAGATCACCGCGGTGTCGATGGGCAACCCGCATGCCGTGCAGGTGGTCGACCATGTCGATTCCGCGCCGGTGGCGCGCGATGGTCCGCTGATCGAAGCGCATCCGCGCTTTCCCAGGCGTGTCAATGCCGGCTTCATGGAAGTCGTCGACCGCCACGCGATCCGTCTGCGCGTCTATGAGCGCGGCGCCGGAGAGACACTCGCCTGCGGCAGCGGGGCCTGTGCCGCCGTCGTGGTCGGCATCCGGCGCGGCTTGCTCGATTCGCCGGTGCGCGTGGCGACCCGAGGCGGCGAGCTGACCGTCGCCTGGGCCGGCCCTGGGCAGCCGGTCAGGATGACCGGCCCGGCCGTCACCGTATTCACCGGCGAACTCGAGTTACCCAAGGAGCTTGCATGA